In Thermus islandicus DSM 21543, a genomic segment contains:
- a CDS encoding 5-formyltetrahydrofolate cyclo-ligase: MTLGELREEVWNFLARHDLALHPTPPHGHHPNFLGARRAAERLMQAPEFQGARLLLVGMDAVLKPLREEALRQGKALLLPHPDRPGEFLLLKDLDPKRLKRVREAYRYGVRAGLEGQPIDLVLIGAVAVDEEGGWVGKGYGFPQSWLRVEAPFATLAHPVMVYPRLPVAPERRVQLIATPQRLIRAPHTLCL, encoded by the coding sequence ATGACCCTAGGGGAGCTTCGCGAGGAGGTCTGGAACTTCCTGGCCCGCCACGACCTGGCCCTCCACCCCACGCCCCCCCACGGCCACCACCCCAACTTCCTGGGGGCGAGGCGGGCGGCGGAGAGGCTGATGCAGGCCCCGGAGTTCCAGGGGGCGAGGCTCCTCTTGGTGGGGATGGACGCGGTGCTGAAGCCCCTGCGGGAGGAGGCGCTGAGGCAGGGCAAGGCCCTCCTCCTCCCCCACCCCGACCGCCCGGGGGAGTTCCTCCTCCTTAAGGACCTGGACCCAAAGCGCCTTAAGCGGGTGCGGGAGGCCTACCGCTACGGGGTGCGGGCGGGGCTCGAGGGCCAGCCCATAGACCTCGTCCTCATCGGGGCCGTGGCCGTGGACGAGGAGGGAGGGTGGGTGGGGAAGGGCTACGGCTTCCCCCAAAGCTGGCTTAGGGTGGAGGCCCCCTTCGCCACCCTGGCCCACCCGGTCATGGTCTACCCCAGGCTCCCCGTGGCCCCGGAGCGGCGGGTCCAGCTCATCGCCACCCCCCAGAGGCTTATCCGGGCCCCTCACACCCTTTGCCTTTGA
- a CDS encoding 2-oxoacid:ferredoxin oxidoreductase subunit beta produces MVELKLTDYKADKHPDWCPGCGDFGILSALQMALFELRLDPSRTVVFSGIGCSAKTPHYLNTYGVHTLHGRVLPIAQGAKLANPHLTVVAVGGDGDGLGIGAGHFVAAGRRNVDLLYILYDNEVYGLTKGQAGPTLGFGEKTKSLPKPNPQGRINPLLLAFAAGYTWIGRGYAYDVKGLKELIKAGMGHRGLAFLHVLQPCPTYNDLHTKEWFAPRLYNLQEEGYDPQVPPGLPPEALDRRMALFQEKALEWGERIPVGVFWKAEAPTFEERLRAYLPRYPEVYPARGPEEPLDLEGLLQEFAL; encoded by the coding sequence GTGGTAGAGCTCAAGCTTACCGACTACAAGGCGGACAAGCATCCGGACTGGTGCCCAGGCTGCGGGGACTTCGGCATCCTCTCGGCCCTGCAGATGGCCCTCTTTGAGCTCAGGCTGGACCCGAGCCGGACGGTGGTCTTTTCGGGGATCGGCTGCTCGGCCAAGACCCCGCACTACCTGAACACCTACGGGGTCCATACCCTCCACGGCCGGGTCCTCCCCATCGCCCAGGGGGCCAAGCTCGCCAACCCCCACCTCACCGTGGTGGCCGTGGGGGGGGACGGGGACGGCCTGGGGATCGGGGCCGGGCACTTCGTGGCCGCGGGGCGCCGGAACGTGGACCTGCTCTACATCCTCTACGACAACGAGGTCTACGGCCTCACCAAGGGCCAGGCGGGCCCCACCTTGGGCTTCGGGGAGAAGACGAAGAGCCTCCCCAAGCCCAACCCTCAGGGGCGGATCAACCCCCTCCTGCTCGCCTTCGCCGCCGGGTACACGTGGATCGGCCGGGGCTACGCCTACGACGTGAAGGGCTTGAAGGAGCTCATCAAGGCGGGGATGGGGCACAGGGGCCTCGCCTTCCTCCACGTCCTCCAGCCCTGCCCCACCTACAACGACCTCCACACCAAGGAGTGGTTCGCCCCCCGCCTCTACAACCTCCAGGAGGAGGGTTACGACCCCCAGGTGCCCCCGGGCCTTCCCCCGGAGGCGCTGGACCGGAGGATGGCGCTTTTCCAGGAGAAGGCCCTGGAGTGGGGGGAGCGCATCCCCGTAGGGGTCTTCTGGAAGGCGGAGGCGCCCACCTTTGAGGAGCGCCTTAGGGCCTACCTGCCCCGCTACCCCGAGGTCTACCCGGCCCGGGGTCCGGAGGAGCCCCTGGACCTCGAGGGCCTCCTCCAGGAGTTCGCCCTCTAA
- a CDS encoding 2-oxoacid:acceptor oxidoreductase subunit alpha, whose translation MDDFTWRVGGPQGGGIETAATLFARAAGKGGWWVATKREYHSNIMGRHSYLDVRLSRKPVASFRDRVDFLVALDGETLARHLGEVREGGVLLYDPKVLDLTVHKLPMLDHRVAEDLSERLGREDPSLREVLQAYVGAGVQPLPYPYEEVADRIGAELGVPPLQARRALNTIAVAASLRFLGYPLEPLLEALALQFKGKVLELNQRVAEAVYRGEAPRLPFGLSLNGYEAGRIYLTGAQAAALGKLAGGLRFQTYYPISPATDESVFLEAHAHLPGADVAVVQTEDEIAAVTMAIGAALAGAKAATATSGPGFSLMAEGMGFAGMVEAPLVVTLYQRGGPSTGMPTRTEQGDLGFALRGGHGEYPRLVLASGDLLDAFLDAQKALAWAWRYQTVVVHLLDKFLASTGQILPKEALKPLALDGERRLAPREGKPTPYARYAPTEDGISPFAPLGTPGVFYWMTSDEHDPLGHITEDPVLREAQMEKRMQKLLTARKEIPLADQYTLFRDGEVLVLGFGSVKGTLLEALEHLEGVGYLHLRLLWPFPEIAHLLEGKRLVTVEHNYSGQLADLVQQETLKKVHHRVVKYNGRPITLEEAVEALKAVKKGQAPGRIVLRKGV comes from the coding sequence ATGGACGACTTCACTTGGCGCGTGGGCGGCCCCCAGGGGGGCGGGATAGAGACCGCGGCCACCCTCTTCGCCCGGGCCGCGGGCAAAGGGGGGTGGTGGGTGGCCACCAAGCGGGAGTACCACTCCAACATCATGGGGCGGCACTCCTACCTGGACGTGCGGCTTTCGCGAAAACCCGTGGCCTCCTTCCGGGACCGGGTGGACTTCCTGGTGGCCCTGGACGGGGAGACCCTGGCCCGCCACCTGGGCGAGGTGCGGGAAGGGGGGGTGCTCCTCTACGACCCCAAGGTCTTGGACCTCACGGTCCACAAGCTCCCCATGCTGGACCACCGGGTGGCCGAGGACCTCTCGGAGCGCCTAGGCCGGGAGGACCCGAGCCTTAGGGAGGTCCTCCAGGCGTACGTGGGGGCCGGGGTCCAGCCCCTGCCCTACCCCTATGAGGAGGTGGCGGACCGGATCGGGGCCGAGCTCGGGGTGCCGCCCCTCCAGGCCCGGCGTGCCCTGAACACCATCGCCGTGGCCGCGAGCCTCCGCTTCTTGGGCTACCCCTTAGAGCCCCTCCTCGAGGCCCTGGCCCTCCAGTTCAAGGGAAAGGTCCTGGAGCTCAACCAGAGGGTGGCCGAGGCCGTCTACCGGGGGGAGGCCCCGCGGCTTCCCTTTGGCCTCTCCCTGAACGGCTACGAGGCGGGCCGGATCTACCTCACCGGGGCCCAGGCCGCCGCCTTGGGGAAGCTTGCCGGGGGCCTCCGCTTCCAGACCTACTACCCCATCAGCCCGGCCACGGACGAGTCCGTCTTCCTCGAGGCCCACGCCCACCTTCCCGGAGCGGACGTGGCCGTGGTCCAGACCGAGGACGAGATCGCCGCCGTGACCATGGCCATCGGGGCGGCCCTCGCCGGGGCCAAGGCGGCCACCGCCACGAGCGGCCCCGGCTTCAGCCTCATGGCCGAGGGGATGGGCTTCGCCGGGATGGTGGAGGCCCCCCTGGTGGTGACCCTCTACCAGCGGGGCGGGCCCTCCACGGGCATGCCCACCCGGACGGAGCAGGGGGACCTCGGGTTCGCCCTGAGGGGCGGGCACGGGGAGTACCCCAGGCTCGTCCTGGCCTCGGGGGACCTCCTGGACGCCTTCTTGGATGCCCAGAAGGCCCTGGCCTGGGCCTGGCGGTACCAGACGGTGGTGGTCCACCTCCTGGACAAGTTCTTGGCCAGCACCGGACAGATCCTCCCCAAGGAGGCCCTGAAGCCCCTGGCCCTGGACGGGGAAAGGCGCCTTGCCCCCAGGGAGGGGAAGCCCACCCCCTACGCCCGCTACGCCCCCACGGAGGACGGCATCTCCCCCTTCGCCCCCCTGGGCACGCCCGGGGTCTTCTACTGGATGACCTCGGACGAGCACGACCCCCTGGGGCACATCACCGAGGACCCCGTCCTCCGGGAGGCCCAGATGGAAAAGCGCATGCAGAAGCTCCTCACCGCCCGGAAGGAGATCCCCCTCGCCGACCAGTACACCCTTTTCCGGGACGGGGAGGTCCTGGTCCTGGGCTTCGGCTCGGTGAAGGGCACCCTCCTCGAGGCCTTAGAGCACCTCGAGGGGGTGGGGTACCTGCACCTAAGGCTCCTCTGGCCCTTTCCGGAGATCGCCCACCTCCTGGAGGGGAAAAGGCTCGTTACCGTGGAGCACAACTACTCGGGGCAGCTCGCCGACCTGGTCCAGCAGGAGACCCTGAAGAAGGTCCACCACCGGGTGGTGAAGTACAACGGCCGGCCCATCACCCTGGAGGAGGCCGTGGAGGCCCTGAAGGCCGTGAAGAAGGGCCAGGCCCCGGGGAGGATCGTGCTCAGGAAGGGGGTGTAG
- a CDS encoding metal-sensitive transcriptional regulator, translating into MTRTTELGQDTVENILKRLKRIEGQVRGLQKMVAEGRPCDEVLTQMTATKKAMEAAATLILHEFLNVCAAEVSEGKVDPKKPEEIATMLKKFI; encoded by the coding sequence ATGACCAGGACCACCGAGCTGGGGCAAGACACGGTGGAGAACATCCTCAAGCGCCTTAAGCGTATAGAGGGGCAGGTGCGGGGCCTGCAGAAGATGGTGGCCGAGGGTCGGCCCTGCGATGAGGTCCTCACCCAGATGACGGCCACCAAGAAGGCCATGGAGGCGGCGGCCACCCTGATCCTGCACGAGTTTCTGAACGTCTGCGCCGCGGAGGTCTCCGAGGGCAAGGTGGACCCCAAGAAGCCCGAGGAGATCGCCACGATGCTGAAAAAGTTCATCTAA
- the dnaX gene encoding DNA polymerase III subunit gamma/tau translates to MSALYRAFRPLTFREVVGQEHVKEPLERAIREGRLGHAYLFSGPRGVGKTTTARLLAMAVGCQGEGERPCGVCPHCQAVQKGVHPDVVEIDAASNNSVEDIRELKERILLAPLSAPRKVFILDEAHMLSKSAFNALLKTLEEPPPHVLFVFATTEPERMPPTILSRTQHYRFRRLKEEEIASKLRRILEEMGREGVEEEALLLVARLADGAMRDAESLLDRLLLLEGPLTRARVEEALGLPPREALARLAEDLAQGRVREALEEARGLYEQGFAPRSLVGGLMEVLREGLYAAYGLGGARLPIGPEALLQALTRLDESLERLSRRSDLLALEAALLHAFAGAEASLPLPKRELPEPPQVPPREPPPETGLDQDLSERWRAFLEALKPTLRAFVREARPHLEGATLVLRFPEGKAFHHKRAEEQKAALLPLARTHLGVEEVAFLLEKKSLNPPSPPPRAAPARPEATEPALPDPPAPLEEGEGTEALEEDPERALARLTRLLGASLLWVRRPKAPEAAQPPSEDAIGGNGI, encoded by the coding sequence GTGAGCGCCCTTTACCGCGCCTTCCGACCCCTCACCTTCCGGGAGGTGGTGGGCCAGGAGCACGTGAAGGAGCCCCTGGAGCGGGCCATCCGTGAGGGGCGCTTGGGCCACGCCTACCTCTTCTCCGGGCCCCGGGGGGTGGGCAAGACCACCACGGCCAGGCTCCTCGCCATGGCCGTGGGGTGCCAGGGGGAAGGGGAGCGCCCCTGCGGGGTCTGCCCCCACTGCCAGGCGGTGCAGAAGGGCGTCCACCCCGACGTGGTGGAGATTGACGCCGCCAGCAACAACTCCGTGGAGGACATCCGCGAGCTCAAGGAAAGGATCCTCCTCGCTCCCCTTTCCGCCCCCAGGAAGGTCTTCATCCTGGACGAGGCCCACATGCTCTCCAAGAGCGCCTTCAACGCCCTTCTGAAGACCCTGGAGGAACCCCCACCCCACGTCCTCTTCGTCTTCGCCACCACCGAGCCGGAGAGGATGCCCCCCACCATCCTCTCCCGCACCCAGCACTACCGCTTCCGCCGCCTAAAGGAGGAGGAAATCGCCTCCAAGCTGAGGCGGATCCTGGAGGAGATGGGCCGGGAGGGGGTGGAGGAGGAGGCCCTCCTCCTGGTGGCCCGGTTGGCCGATGGGGCCATGCGGGATGCGGAGAGCCTCCTGGACCGCCTCCTCCTCCTGGAAGGCCCCCTCACCCGGGCCCGGGTGGAGGAGGCCTTGGGCCTCCCGCCGCGGGAGGCCCTCGCCCGCCTCGCGGAGGACCTGGCCCAGGGGCGGGTGCGGGAGGCCCTGGAGGAGGCCCGGGGGCTTTACGAGCAGGGCTTCGCCCCGAGGAGCCTGGTGGGCGGGCTCATGGAGGTGCTGCGGGAGGGGCTCTACGCCGCCTACGGCCTCGGGGGGGCGCGCCTCCCCATAGGCCCTGAGGCCCTTCTCCAGGCCCTTACCCGGCTGGACGAGTCCCTGGAGCGCTTGAGCAGGCGCTCGGACCTCTTGGCCCTCGAGGCCGCCCTCCTCCACGCCTTCGCCGGGGCCGAAGCCTCCTTGCCTCTCCCCAAGCGCGAGCTCCCCGAGCCTCCCCAGGTCCCCCCTCGCGAACCTCCTCCCGAAACGGGCCTAGACCAGGACCTTTCCGAAAGGTGGCGGGCCTTCCTGGAGGCTTTGAAGCCCACCCTGCGGGCCTTTGTCCGGGAGGCCAGGCCCCACCTGGAAGGGGCCACCCTGGTCCTCCGCTTCCCCGAGGGCAAGGCCTTCCACCACAAGCGGGCGGAGGAGCAAAAGGCCGCCCTCCTGCCCCTGGCCCGGACCCACCTGGGGGTGGAGGAGGTGGCCTTCCTCCTAGAAAAAAAAAGCCTGAACCCCCCTAGCCCCCCGCCCCGGGCCGCCCCTGCGCGGCCGGAGGCCACCGAACCCGCCCTACCCGACCCCCCCGCTCCCTTGGAGGAAGGGGAGGGGACGGAGGCCCTGGAGGAGGACCCGGAGCGGGCTCTGGCCCGCCTCACCCGGCTCCTTGGGGCCAGCCTCCTCTGGGTGCGAAGGCCCAAGGCCCCGGAGGCCGCCCAACCCCCGAGCGAGGATGCCATAGGGGGTAATGGTATATAA
- the argB gene encoding acetylglutamate kinase, with amino-acid sequence MSEPLLVKVGGSLGAPETLLEALARYPGPLVLVHGGGPEIGAWLARLGMETRFVGGLRVTPPEQVEVVEMVLTQIGKRLASGLSRRGRRALALSGRDALCLKGQPLPGLGRVGEVVGVEAGLLQDLLEKGYTPVLAPIALDEEGPLNVNADTAAGAVAGALGWPAVFLTDVEGVYRDPKDPRTRIPRLTAEEVEALKGAGVIQGGMIPKVEAALAALRAGAPWAAIAKGGPGVLEGVLRGEEGSRFLP; translated from the coding sequence TTGAGTGAGCCCCTTCTCGTGAAGGTGGGGGGAAGCCTCGGTGCCCCCGAAACCCTCCTGGAGGCCCTGGCCCGGTACCCGGGCCCCCTGGTCCTGGTCCACGGAGGGGGGCCCGAGATCGGGGCCTGGCTCGCCCGGCTGGGCATGGAAACCCGCTTCGTGGGAGGGCTCAGGGTCACCCCCCCGGAGCAGGTGGAGGTGGTGGAAATGGTCCTCACCCAGATCGGGAAGCGCCTGGCCTCCGGGCTTTCCCGAAGGGGCAGGCGGGCCCTCGCCCTCTCAGGCCGGGATGCCCTCTGCCTAAAGGGCCAGCCCCTCCCCGGGCTCGGCCGGGTGGGGGAGGTGGTGGGGGTGGAGGCGGGCCTCCTCCAGGACCTCCTGGAGAAGGGCTACACCCCCGTCCTTGCCCCCATCGCCCTGGACGAGGAGGGCCCCTTGAACGTGAACGCGGACACCGCCGCAGGGGCCGTGGCGGGGGCTTTGGGCTGGCCTGCGGTCTTCCTCACCGACGTGGAGGGGGTCTACCGGGACCCCAAGGACCCTAGGACCCGTATCCCCCGCCTCACGGCCGAAGAGGTGGAGGCCCTAAAGGGGGCGGGGGTGATCCAGGGGGGCATGATCCCCAAGGTGGAGGCGGCCCTTGCCGCCCTCCGGGCCGGGGCCCCTTGGGCGGCCATCGCCAAGGGAGGGCCGGGTGTCCTGGAAGGGGTGCTGCGGGGGGAGGAGGGAAGCCGCTTCCTGCCCTAA